In Halalkalibaculum roseum, a single window of DNA contains:
- a CDS encoding protein kinase domain-containing protein, with translation MISHYKITEKLGEGGMGVVYKALDTNLDRHVALKFFPESATPSPKDKQRFIREAKSAAALNHPNVCTIHNADEFENRQYIVMEYVEGETLRKKMESGPLSISTRLDYAIQIADALKSAHGRQIVHRDIKPENIMIDAEGRVKVMDFGLAKFKNTGDITKTGDTLGTTAYMSPEQARGKNIDHRTDIWSLGIILYEMFSGRKPFFSEYPQAVIYSILNEEPDRIEEINPDLPAGLSTIIHKALEKDPDKRYREVEKLQEDFTEIKQMIGTTASQSASSGIGIASSTTGFKERVLSPVPITVVGIIAVILLGFYFFFPNQKIDFEERDWVMITDFENRTDEADFSQFLNTILEVGLNQSAYVNLYNRQQVLNILNNDLEISGVKTLTMDVVTKAAVEENVGVIITPTIEQEDNSYILAANIRDITTGTTREVDPVRAENKDAILKAMDQFSKQIRLELGEPQSGISENYTPIIQATTSSLEALKLYAEGMKLRIYDEQTGYDLVEQAVELDPKFALAHAELGMHYYIRGKRQEGEEHFQKALEQMGRLTVRERLWIRAVVEDWRGDREKAIENYKSYLSQYPDDYTAWWRLGYTYLITGKYQNCIDAYSGVVEFNPDDPSAFVNLATCNKALEQNEQALEYYNRAFEINPDMKKGMYVNNEYGFMLVEMGKLEEARETFELMLSEKDKKARGLRSLALLNTYTGHFSKAIDQFKEAALINKSNGIELSEYRDRMYLARAYKVKGMEEEFNRELEEINQLMENMDLSPSWLASAGQLYARNNMLDKAEEILSRIKQNIGNIVATSAVSRNTNQDQAFYYLLKGEVELARKNFEEARESLVIAHNILEMPEVLAYCYYQTGEWGKAKENYLAVLEEKSLNNETQLDWILAHYRLAKIYEQQENTEQAQSYYQKFMNIWKNGDEDIEKLQEARKRMQIL, from the coding sequence ATGATTTCCCATTATAAAATCACTGAAAAGCTCGGTGAAGGCGGAATGGGAGTCGTTTACAAAGCCCTCGATACCAACCTCGATCGCCATGTAGCCCTCAAATTCTTTCCGGAATCAGCTACGCCCTCCCCTAAAGACAAGCAGCGGTTTATTCGCGAAGCCAAATCAGCTGCAGCCCTTAACCATCCCAATGTCTGTACTATCCACAACGCGGATGAGTTTGAAAACCGGCAATACATTGTCATGGAATACGTGGAGGGAGAAACCCTGCGAAAGAAAATGGAGTCAGGCCCCCTTTCTATTTCTACCCGCCTCGATTATGCCATTCAGATTGCCGATGCCCTGAAATCCGCCCATGGACGGCAAATCGTCCATCGTGATATCAAACCCGAAAATATTATGATAGATGCCGAGGGGCGGGTTAAAGTGATGGACTTCGGCCTGGCTAAATTCAAAAATACCGGGGACATCACCAAGACCGGTGATACCCTGGGTACTACGGCCTACATGTCACCCGAACAGGCCCGGGGAAAGAATATAGATCACCGGACGGATATTTGGTCATTGGGAATCATATTATATGAGATGTTTAGTGGACGTAAACCTTTCTTCAGTGAGTACCCGCAGGCCGTAATCTATTCCATACTCAATGAAGAGCCTGACCGCATAGAAGAAATAAATCCTGATTTGCCTGCCGGGCTGAGTACGATCATTCATAAAGCGCTGGAAAAAGATCCGGACAAGCGATACCGGGAGGTCGAGAAACTACAGGAAGATTTTACAGAAATAAAACAAATGATTGGGACAACAGCCTCTCAATCGGCTTCTTCGGGCATAGGAATAGCAAGCAGCACCACAGGCTTCAAAGAACGAGTCCTGTCTCCGGTACCCATCACCGTTGTAGGGATTATTGCTGTAATATTGCTGGGCTTTTATTTCTTTTTTCCTAATCAAAAAATAGACTTTGAGGAACGGGACTGGGTCATGATCACCGATTTTGAAAACCGGACTGACGAAGCTGATTTCAGCCAGTTTCTCAACACGATACTCGAGGTTGGACTGAACCAGTCTGCTTACGTAAACCTGTATAACCGTCAGCAGGTGCTCAACATACTGAATAATGATCTTGAGATCAGCGGGGTCAAAACCTTGACGATGGATGTGGTTACCAAAGCAGCCGTTGAAGAAAATGTCGGCGTCATCATAACACCGACCATTGAACAGGAAGACAATTCATACATTCTGGCAGCGAACATACGGGATATCACTACCGGTACCACACGCGAGGTAGATCCGGTGAGAGCAGAAAACAAGGATGCCATCCTCAAGGCGATGGACCAGTTTTCCAAGCAAATTCGGTTGGAACTGGGAGAACCGCAGTCCGGCATATCAGAAAACTATACCCCCATCATACAGGCAACTACCTCCTCTCTGGAAGCCCTGAAATTATATGCTGAGGGAATGAAACTAAGAATTTATGATGAGCAGACCGGTTATGATCTCGTGGAGCAGGCAGTTGAGCTGGATCCAAAGTTTGCACTGGCTCACGCCGAACTGGGCATGCATTATTATATACGAGGAAAAAGGCAAGAAGGTGAAGAACACTTCCAAAAAGCACTGGAACAGATGGGGCGGCTTACCGTGAGGGAGCGTTTATGGATCCGGGCCGTAGTTGAAGATTGGAGGGGAGACCGCGAGAAAGCCATCGAGAACTATAAATCTTACCTCAGCCAGTATCCCGATGACTATACGGCATGGTGGCGCCTGGGATATACCTATCTGATAACAGGGAAATACCAAAACTGTATTGATGCTTACAGCGGAGTGGTAGAGTTTAATCCGGATGATCCAAGTGCTTTTGTCAATTTAGCTACCTGCAATAAAGCACTCGAACAAAACGAGCAGGCCCTCGAATACTATAACCGCGCATTTGAGATAAACCCTGATATGAAAAAGGGTATGTACGTCAATAACGAGTACGGTTTTATGCTTGTAGAAATGGGGAAACTGGAAGAGGCCCGAGAAACCTTTGAACTCATGCTTTCAGAAAAAGACAAGAAAGCACGTGGACTTCGATCATTGGCATTGCTGAATACTTATACAGGGCATTTTTCAAAAGCTATAGACCAGTTCAAAGAGGCTGCGCTTATAAACAAATCCAATGGTATAGAATTAAGTGAATACCGGGACCGCATGTACCTGGCAAGGGCCTATAAGGTTAAAGGCATGGAAGAGGAATTTAACCGGGAGCTGGAAGAGATAAATCAACTCATGGAGAACATGGACTTGAGTCCATCCTGGTTGGCCAGCGCCGGACAGTTGTATGCCAGGAATAATATGCTTGATAAAGCAGAAGAGATCCTCAGTCGGATTAAACAAAATATCGGAAATATTGTAGCCACTTCGGCTGTCAGCAGAAATACCAATCAGGATCAAGCCTTTTATTACCTGTTAAAAGGTGAAGTCGAACTGGCGAGGAAAAACTTTGAGGAAGCCAGGGAATCTTTGGTCATCGCCCATAATATCCTGGAAATGCCTGAAGTTTTGGCCTACTGTTATTACCAAACCGGTGAATGGGGAAAAGCTAAAGAGAACTACCTGGCAGTGCTAGAAGAGAAAAGTCTGAATAATGAAACGCAGCTGGATTGGATATTGGCTCACTACCGGCTTGCTAAAATATACGAGCAGCAAGAAAACACGGAGCAGGCTCAATCCTATTACCAAAAGTTTATGAATATATGGAAAAACGGTGATGAGGATATAGAGAAATTACAGGAAGCCCGAAAGCGGATGCAGATTCTTTA
- a CDS encoding RNA polymerase sigma-70 factor, with amino-acid sequence MNNPTDKQINRWVEQISESHRESFDRLFRALYPQLVRFSVRYTGNKAAAADLAQDAFVVLWKKRHELKQIDSPKAYIYRMVRNRSLNYIRDHSSKTTGLEAMEEPRVEMNDDEEQEERQMNLLKGWISDLPDRRREAFELSRFEGLDHDEIADVMGISSNTVNNHIVAALEYLKERHLSYREEENSKAKGYD; translated from the coding sequence ATGAATAATCCGACTGACAAACAAATAAACAGGTGGGTAGAGCAGATCTCTGAATCGCACAGGGAATCCTTTGACCGCCTGTTCCGTGCACTCTACCCGCAGCTGGTACGGTTTTCGGTGAGGTATACCGGAAATAAAGCCGCGGCCGCGGATCTTGCACAGGATGCTTTTGTGGTGCTTTGGAAAAAAAGACATGAATTGAAACAGATTGATTCGCCCAAGGCCTACATCTACCGGATGGTGCGGAACCGTTCGCTGAATTACATTCGCGATCATTCCTCAAAGACTACGGGGCTGGAGGCGATGGAAGAACCCCGCGTTGAGATGAACGATGATGAGGAGCAGGAGGAGCGGCAGATGAACCTGTTGAAAGGATGGATTAGTGACCTACCGGACCGGCGGCGGGAAGCATTTGAGCTCAGCCGCTTTGAAGGTCTGGATCATGATGAAATTGCCGATGTAATGGGCATTTCATCCAATACGGTTAACAACCACATCGTGGCGGCCCTGGAATACCTGAAAGAGCGCCACCTTTCGTACCGTGAGGAAGAAAACTCTAAAGCCAAAGGTTATGACTGA
- a CDS encoding FecR family protein: MTDTKKYNGDNRSPEKEILEHFPEHDRELVKSIWQKSQEAVSSQEEVDSDEIDEALSKVHRRLQFEEESAEDMRNNGTGSMDWKWLMAAASLLIILGAGYLFIPKSIEVPYGETASIELPDGSMVELNSGSELSYSRLFSLLGREVELNGEAFFEVQKGSLPFEVRANNSVVRVTGTRFNVRSWQEDPGSETEVTVTEGSVLFYSESQEDRSVAIQPGEMSRWTDGLPAPTSPDSAALERALAWRSQSFVFSKKPLQIILREMERRFDITITLEAESYNSEKVTIHYVNPEDVEVMLKDICRVKGLRYSASADGYRIYK, translated from the coding sequence ATGACTGACACTAAAAAATATAACGGTGACAATAGGTCCCCTGAAAAAGAAATACTGGAACACTTCCCTGAGCACGACCGGGAACTGGTGAAAAGCATCTGGCAGAAGAGCCAAGAAGCTGTATCATCCCAGGAAGAAGTGGATTCGGATGAAATCGATGAGGCCTTATCTAAGGTTCATCGGCGCCTGCAATTTGAGGAAGAATCAGCAGAAGACATGCGAAATAACGGCACCGGCTCCATGGACTGGAAATGGCTGATGGCAGCAGCATCGCTGTTAATAATTCTAGGAGCCGGATACCTGTTTATCCCAAAATCCATTGAAGTACCATATGGTGAAACGGCTTCTATTGAGCTGCCTGACGGGTCCATGGTTGAATTAAACAGCGGGAGCGAACTGAGCTACAGCAGGTTATTTTCCCTGCTCGGCCGTGAGGTTGAATTGAATGGAGAAGCCTTCTTTGAGGTACAGAAGGGCTCCCTTCCCTTTGAGGTTCGCGCCAACAACAGTGTAGTACGCGTAACGGGCACCCGCTTTAATGTGCGATCGTGGCAGGAAGATCCGGGATCAGAGACCGAGGTAACTGTTACGGAAGGTAGCGTGCTATTTTATTCAGAGAGTCAGGAGGATCGCTCGGTGGCTATTCAGCCGGGTGAGATGAGCCGCTGGACAGACGGACTTCCGGCACCTACCTCCCCCGATTCGGCTGCCCTTGAACGAGCACTGGCCTGGAGAAGTCAGAGTTTTGTATTCAGCAAAAAGCCACTCCAAATTATACTGCGAGAGATGGAGCGCCGTTTTGATATAACCATCACCCTGGAAGCCGAAAGCTACAACAGTGAGAAGGTTACCATCCACTATGTGAATCCGGAAGACGTGGAAGTGATGTTGAAGGATATATGCCGGGTCAAGGGTCTCCGATATTCAGCCAGTGCCGACGGGTACCGGATTTATAAATAG